A single genomic interval of Anopheles darlingi chromosome X, idAnoDarlMG_H_01, whole genome shotgun sequence harbors:
- the LOC125949609 gene encoding alanine--glyoxylate aminotransferase 2-like — protein MDAREDMPKADTIALRNKHIGKSCQLFYRADPLKIVRGQGQYMYDEQGARYLDCINNVAHVGHCHPKVVEAGRRQLATLSTNNRFLHDELVLCARTLAEKMPGRLSVCYFVNSGSEANDLALRLARQHTGRHEVITLDHAYHGHVSAVMDISPYKFNQPGGDPKPDFVHVAPCPDVYRGKYRDCDYPPGTDLGELYASEVQRLLERSPTGVAAFIAESLQSCGGQIIPPPNYFRRVYEAVRAAGGVTIADEVQVGFGRIGTHYWAFEPHQIIPDIVTIAKPMGNGHPVGAVVTTPEIAESFASTGVCYFNTYGGNPVSCAIANAVMRVIDEEGLQENALLVGHYLLEQCRQLAAEYELVGDVRGTGLFVGIELVSDRQRRVPATSAAKAVVERMKTVHRILVSSDGPDDNVVKLKPPMVFTRENADEFLVGFRECLAHVQGSEKHQVQPQSQSQPASPAMKTATIRVNHPLAPGGLTLIKSA, from the exons ATGGATGCACGCGAGGATATGCCGAAGGCGGACACCATTGCGCTGCGCAACAAGCACATCGG CAAGTCCTGCCAGCTGTTCTACCGGGCCGATCCACTGAAGATAGTGCGCGGCCAGGGCCAGTACATGTACGACGAGCAGGGTGCCCGCTACCTCGACTGCATCAACAATGTCGCTCACG TGGGACACTGTCACCCgaaggtggtggaggcggGCCGGCGTCAGCTGGCGACGCTATCGACCAACAATCGCTTCCTGCACGATGAGCTGGTCCTGTGCGCCCGGACGCTCGCAGAGAAGATGCCGGGCCGGCTGTCCGTGTGCTATTTCGTTAACTCGGGCTCGGAGGCGAACGATCTGGCGCTGCGGCTCGCCCGCCAGCACACCGGCCGCCATGAGGTCATCACGCTCGACCA CGCCTACCATGGGCACGTGTCCGCCGTGATGGATATCTCGCCGTACAAGTTCAATCAGCCGGGCGGCGACCCCAAACCAGACTTTGTACACGTG GCACCGTGCCCGGATGTGTACCGTGGTAAGTACCGGGACTGCGACTATCCACCCGGGACGGATCTGGGGGAGCTGTACGCGAGCgaggtgcagcggttgctcgAGCGCAGCCCGACCGGCGTGGCCGCCTTCATCGCGGAGAGCCTGCAGAGCTGCGGTGGGCAGATCATTCCACCGCCCAACTACTTCCGGCGCGTCTACGA AGCTGTCAGGGCGGCGGGCGGTGTGACGATCGCGGACGAGGTGCAGGTCGGGTTTGGGCGCATCGGTACGCACTACTGGGCGTTTGAGCCGCATCAGATCATCCCGGACATCGTGACGATCGCCAAACCGATGGGGAACGGCCATCCGGTCGGTGCTGTCGTGACGACACCCGAGATTGCCGAAAGTTTCGCCTCGACCGGCGTCTGCTACTTCAATACG tACGGTGGTAATCCAGTGTCGTGTGCGATCGCGAACGCGGTGATGCGCGTGATCGACGAAGAGGGGCTGCAGGAGAATGCCCTGCTGGTTGGCCATTACCTGCTCGAACAGTGCCGACAGCTCGCAGCCGAGTACGAGCTGGTGGGTGACGTGCGCGGTACCGGTCTGTTCGTCGGCATCGAGCTGGTAAGCGACCGGCAGCGGCGGGTACCGGCGACGAGCGCAGCCAAAGCGGTGGTGGAGCGCATGAAGACGGTCCACCGGATATTGGTGAGCAGCGACGGGCCGGACGACAATGTGGTCAAGCTGAAGCCGCCGATGGTGTTTACGCGCGAGAATGCGGACGAGTTTCTGGTCGGGTTCCGCGAGTGTCTGGCCCACGTGCAAGGTAGCGAGAAGCACCAGGTGCAGCCACAGTCACAGTCACAACCGGCTAGCCCGGCCATGAAGACGGCTACGATTCGCGTGAACCATCCGCTGGCTCCCGGTGGACTGACTCTCATCAAATCCGCTTAG
- the LOC125949613 gene encoding glucose-induced degradation protein 4 homolog: MPVRVDIVPPPPNNSKQLGVTKSLLYNGSKFRGYQKSKGNAYEVEVVLQHVDEANSYLCGYLKITGLTFEFPTLTTFFDGEIISRKYPFLTRKWDADEDVDRKHFGKFAAFSEYQKTFNSDDFDYDALERSDFVFMRWKEHFLVPDHKIKDINGASFAGFYYICFQKSRAVMEGYYYHRSSEWYQSLTLQHVPESCIQIYEFR; this comes from the exons ATGCCCGTCCGCGTCGACATCGTTCCCCCGCCCCCCAACAACTCCAAGCAGCTTGGCGTTACCAAGTCGCTGCTCTACAATGGATCCAAGTTTCGCGGCTACCAGAAGTCCAAGGGCAACGCATATGAGGTGGAAGTAGTGCTGCAG CACGTCGACGAAGCTAACTCGTACCTGTGCGGGTATCTGAAGATCACCGGGCTAACGTTCGAGTTTCCCACGCTGACGACTTTCTTCGATGGGGAAATCATCTCGCGCAAGTATCCCTTCCTCACGCGCAAATGGGACGCCGACGAGGACGTAGATAGGAAGCATTTT GGTAAATTTGCCGCGTTCAGCGAGTACCAGAAAACATTCAACTCGGACGATTTTGATTATGATGCGCTGGAGCGGAGCGATTTTGTATTCATGCGCTGGAAGGAACACTTTCTG GTACCTGACCATAAGATAAAGGACATCAACGGGGCCTCGTTTGCCGGCTTCTACTACATTTGCTTCCAAAAGTCACGCGCCGTCATGGAGGGCTATTACTACCATCGCTCCTCGGAATG GTACCAGTCCCTCACGCTGCAGCACGTGCCGGAGTCCTGCATTCAAATCTACGAGTTCCgataa